The Drosophila nasuta strain 15112-1781.00 chromosome 2R, ASM2355853v1, whole genome shotgun sequence genome segment ATCCAGACGAGCCTGTTTTTGCACAACTGGGTCAACGGCGTGGAATGTGATTTGTGGCAAGCTCTTACACTCGAAGAAAAACCCAAGCGTAAAGTGCTTGAATTAAGTCATTTGATGTAAAAAGTTGcgaaacaaaaagttgtttttataaCCGCCCttcctttttaatttaagtactTTATGTTAAGGCCACAATGTTGATTTTAGATTCGAGTGTCAGTTTTCTATTTGCTTTCGTTGAGTGTACTAAAGAGGCACTCTCGTGTATATATTGTGTGAAAATGGCCTGACAACGACTTGACTTGGCTTGACTTGACTTAACTGCCACATTTCCCCTTCtcactctgtctctgtttcttATGCTCTTTTGCAGCGAATGTGTTTCAATGATGTTACTGCCTTCGGGGCGTTCGAATAGTGATGTCTATCCGTTACAAAATGCCAGCACACAATCGCCCTCAGTGGTGGGCGCGTCCAAGCCTCTGTTACTGACAAGAACATCATCGCCACAACTGACAACGTTGCCAATGTCAAATGGCGGCGCCAAcaccaacgccaacgccatcACCAACTCCAGCGCCAACTCGAGCGCCGCCTACACAACGCTGCTAAAGTCCTCCAACATCGCGCCACAAGAAACGGCCGGAAGTCTGTCGGAGACCGGAACACAGGCGGCAACGACGACGTCAACGACAACAGCGACGGCAACGGCGGCATCGACGATACCAGCAACAACTGTGGACACCATCAATTCCGGACTTGGGGTTGCTGGCATCTATGGCCCAATTTTGGGGCAGAGTCATGCCGGCAGCATTGCCATCGGAAATTGGGGTGAAATTGATCGACACCTCGAGGCGGTGCAGGACAAGCTGAAAGCTGGCTGGACCGTGCATGTGGGCAAGGAAGGCAGACTTTACTACTGCAAGTGAGTACAGAGCCTaagatttgcataaaatatatatatttaattaaaacatccAAATGTTAGatcatcaatatcaatatttgaTTAATACATCCAAATGTTAGATCATCTTTGGTTATCAAGCAATATCGGTGaaagtttaattatttccTCTTTCGATACGAGTTCTTGGCTGTGCATCTGACTTTTGCTTAATCGAGCTAATTAACTTAATCAATATTGTGTCTTTCACTCTTTACTTTTATAACTCTTCATTTCAAATCAATTACTACACTTATGCAATGAAGCTCACGTTTTCATTATCAAGCCTCATATAAAGTGTGTTAACAAGCCAAGTTCCTGACTGTCCAATTAAATGTTCTTcattttttgctcattttatagtcatattaatattatacacATTTTGCTGCAATAGAAAGTCATCTAAACGAGTTTTGTTTTATCAAAATTATGCCTTgccaaaattttatttcaattttgttgtttttcaatGCGCAAAGTTtgctgcaaaaatatttttttattcttaattaattcaaattaatacatGTTTAAATAAGCAAGCAAAAATGCTTTGGTCGAGAAAACTTCATTAAATATTACCTCGTGAAGCAATTATGTTGTGGGGTATATAACTTTTGAAATAAAGTGTTAATCAAATGTATtcttcaattaattatttatttcatttatttagctATCTCGAACAATAGTTTGTACTTCTGATTAGCATACCacgtttaattatttacacaGCACCATTTAGCCAAACATCCTTCTAAGGACACTCATGTTGCTGCGTGGAATACTATATAGCCTTTTGTTTGAACAGAGTGTATCCTTTCAAAAGGGTCGAGgctgtctgactgactgactgactgactgccttcATAAATGCCTGGGTGCTGCACATAAATTGATTATGCACGaaattctattaaataattttacacTTTGTTGCACATCAAACTGAAAGCGCGCAAAATGCCATAAGAGCTCTGGGCGTGGCCTGAAACAGGGGCCAAGCTCGCAACCAAcgagaggaggaggaggtcaCAGAGGGAACAGAGGAAGCATTGGAATATGACGGGACTCGAGGGATAGTGAGTGCTTGGTGCTTGGTGCTTGTGTGCTTATGATGTCTGCCTAGCTGAATGAATGAGCATTGGTTGGGCTTGGCTTTGGTTTTTCCTAGGTACCAGTTACCGGGTAGTGAGTACTGAGTACTGggtaacgagtaacgagtgGGGCAACCATGTGCCCATCGTTCCTCTCAGCGGGCAAAGTGCAAAACTAATTATCACAATTGTGTGCAGCCAGGAAATGAAGAAAGACAGCAACGGATGCCACCAAGGTGGGTTGCCCTCGGTTAGCCAGCGGTGGCTATAGTTACATTTGGCCATGGATGAGGATAGGGATGGGGTTGGGTTATGGGAGATGGTTCGTCTGTCCTGGGCTGGCCCCGATTATGGCTGCACTTTATTGCATAGCCGAGCAAATAACCCAATTAGTGTTGATTAAtctcaattgaaatgcattttgccGGCCCGAAGATAAAATAGGCCACAGCATTTTACGGCATGGGGCATTTACGAGCAGCAACAAGTTCAGGGTCAAGTGCTCCAAGTGCTCGTAAagattacaaaaacaaacaaaaaatacaaaaaaaaatgaaatattcaagAATGTCAAGCGTTCATTTAAACAAGCTTTAAGTTTGTTAGTCACTCGCATAAAAATGACCAGACTTTTAAACTTAACTGTGAAATTTAATGGTTATAGCTTTTTGTATCAtactgtatttattatataaacgGTGGAAAATTCCAGCTAGAAAAACTAGCCctattaaaaacttttgaacgcaaataatttttttgtaataagttcttaaaagatttttaggagaaattaaaatatatttttatattgttaacataatttatttaattattacacACTGTTTAAATCTATTATCTTGTTTAATTACAGCCACTTGACGCAATCATCTGGCTGGCTGCCTGCTTGTGAGGATTGGAGCAAACATGAAGAGCTCACCTACGGTTGGGAGCGTGCCATAGACTCCAAGGGTCGATCGTACTACATCAAGTGAGTAAAGCGCTACGCTATTCGTTTTTTGTCTCACTAAactctgttttattttaattgaccTAGTCACTTGAACAAGACGACCACGTATGAGACACCTGAGTGCATAAGATGGGATGAGCATCCGCCAGAGCCACGtctggtgctgttgctgcgcaGCTCCAGCTTGGGCTTTGGCTTTGTGGCGGGCAGTGAAAGGCCTGTCATAGTACGCTTTGTGACTGAGGGCGGTCCCAGCATTGGGAAGCTGCAGCCAGGCGACCAGATATTGGCAGTCAACGGTGAGGATGTGAAGGATGCGCCCAGGGATCATGTCATACAGCTGGTGCGTGCCTGTGACACTCAGGTGTCTTTGCTCGTCTGTCAGCCCATGGCGCACTGTGTGATGCCAGGTCGTAAATCGACTCTGCTTTCCGCTGGTAAAAGGGCAAAGCTGCGCTCGCGTCCAAGTCGCGTGCGTTTCGCAGAGAGCGTGTGCGTCAATGGAGCACCATTGTTTCCGGTAGGCAGTAACTTcaacttaaatttgttgaacgAAACTTAATCTTTACTTTTTGTTGCAGCCTTCGGCCTTTTCGCTGGGCGACATCTGTGTGCCACCCATGGCAAATGTGCTCAAGGTCTTTCTGGAGAATGGCCAGACCAAGTCGTTTAAGTACGATGCGACCACCACAGTGCAGGATGTGGTTAGCTCGCTGCTGGACAAGCTCTGCCTCTGCTGTGGCGAACTCTTCAGTCTGGTGCTGGAGCACGTCAAGAGTCTAAAGCGCAACAAACTCACGCTTCTAGATCCACAGGAGTCATTAGCTCGCGTATGTTTTTAATACACTCATTACccaaatttgtattaaatttattactcTATGTCTACAGATTGCTGCTAGGCCTGGTGCCCACAAGCTGCGCTGCCTGTTTCGCATCACTTTTGTGCCCATTTCGGCCGCCGAATTGGCGCAACGGGATCTGCATGCACTCGACTATCTGTATTTGCAGTGCTGCAACGATGTCAACCAGGAACGTTTTGCACCCGAATTGCAACCAGAGCTGGCATTGCGTCTGGCCGCTCTCCACATGCATCAGCATGCGTTGGCCAATAACTTTGCGCCCGCTAAGCTCACCGTTAAGCTGGTCGAGTGAGTGCCACATTTGCTTAAACATTAATCTAATCTAATTCAAATCTAATTGCGTTTCTAACTGTTTCACACTTTCTGTTGCAGACGGGAGTTTGGCCTGGAACGCTTTGTGCCTGTCAGCTTATTTGAGGGCATGAAACGCAAGGAGCTGCGCCGCCTCATTTCACACTTTCTTAAGCTCAACGCGGAGATGACGGGTTCCTCCAGCAAGGTTCTTACTCAACTGCAGGTAAAGCAACGAAATTCTTAGTATGTAAATTATCGGAAAGTTGTCAAGCCAGAATTTGTTTCGTGTCAACTAAAGCTTAACTGTTACAGCATCGTTAGAGTAAAATGTTGCCGTTAACTAACTTATTCGAACACGCAATGCTTTATTAGGTTGGCCAAATTATCgcattaattgattttaatatttctgatTTGGCAAATCTAGCTGTTTAATTTCCTTGACTGTCAAATCTTAATTCCCACTTCCCACCCATCCTTAAGTTGATTATTGTAGCAGAGTAGTTTCTAATTGGATTATACTATTAAATCCTCAACTCCATTGAGAATTATTACTTCGGCAAATGTGACTGTTTTGTTTCATATTAGAATTGCATTCTTTTCTTCTGGCTGTTTAATATTCTAAttaatactacaaataaaatgtaatgtcAATTATATTAAGCAATTCTATTAAACAAATCAAACTTTACATTTTGCAGGCGAAACTCCATTACCTAGATATAATCGCTAGTTTACCAAGCTATGGCGCCAAATGTTTCAGCACAAACCAAAGAGAAGGCATGGAACGAGTTCTGCTGATCAGTCCGCGGTTCGGCCTGAGTCAAATATCCAGTGCTCGCAATTCAGTGGTGAGTTATTTAACATCCTAACAAATTGATGCAAGTGCTAAGCTTACTATCTTCAAATACAGCCACAGCCCATTTCGGCCATTGAGGACTTCACACATGTGGTAGTCCATCGCGAGGATGATGTCACCTGCAGCGTGTCCATCTATATGCTGGGCGATCGTGCAGTCAAGTTCATCATGGAGGATCGCGATGCTTGCGAGTTTAGTCTGGTGCTCGGCGGCTACTATCGACTGTTAACAGGCAAGTTTATTTTATCGATATGTTTCTGCTCAGGAATTAATATTTCTTTCCATTGCAGGGAACATACTGAATGTGCTGCGAGAGCGCGAACCGCACGAGGATGACAATGCACCCGCATTCCTGTCTCAGCACACAGTGTTGCCCGCCGGCTGGAGCTATCTGCTGCCATTCCATACGCGTGCGCACAGCGTCAACTTCCTGATCACGCCGCCATATCATCCGATGCCGCACAAGGCGGTGCTCTCGCAACCACAGCCCGCTCAGCCGCAATCGCTGCCCTACGCCACCGACTTGGATCTGCACAGCGTGATGGCCACCGAACTGCTCGAGGAGGCGGCCAAGGACTCTGGGCTGAGcgacagcagcggcagcaactaTTGCAGCGAGGGACGCAGTCAACTGGCCGTCGAAGCAAAGAACGAGCAAGTGTTGCGACGTGTGCAGGAGCTACAGCAGCTTGTCCAATGCTCAGAGCAGTATCTCAGCGAGCAGGAGCAGGAATTGCAGCAAATCCAGCTGCATcaacagcaccagcaacagcagctgggtCAAAGCGTAGCCATGCTAGAGttcgacagcgactgcgacagccTGAACAGCAGCAAAGTCTCTTCCACGGAGGAGGCCAACATCAGTCATCTCGTCAGCGCTGGCTCGCATGCTTTGAAGCACAGTGATTCACTGCAGCTGCTGGCTGACACCATTAGCCATGAGTTGACGGGCATCACGCAGGGACTGAATGCCATACCGGAGCCGGTGTCTGCCTCGGCACCGCCCACACCCGCCACGCCCAAGCGCAAGCCG includes the following:
- the LOC132784471 gene encoding uncharacterized protein LOC132784471; the protein is MMLLPSGRSNSDVYPLQNASTQSPSVVGASKPLLLTRTSSPQLTTLPMSNGGANTNANAITNSSANSSAAYTTLLKSSNIAPQETAGSLSETGTQAATTTSTTTATATAASTIPATTVDTINSGLGVAGIYGPILGQSHAGSIAIGNWGEIDRHLEAVQDKLKAGWTVHVGKEGRLYYCNHLTQSSGWLPACEDWSKHEELTYGWERAIDSKGRSYYINHLNKTTTYETPECIRWDEHPPEPRLVLLLRSSSLGFGFVAGSERPVIVRFVTEGGPSIGKLQPGDQILAVNGEDVKDAPRDHVIQLVRACDTQVSLLVCQPMAHCVMPGRKSTLLSAGKRAKLRSRPSRVRFAESVCVNGAPLFPPSAFSLGDICVPPMANVLKVFLENGQTKSFKYDATTTVQDVVSSLLDKLCLCCGELFSLVLEHVKSLKRNKLTLLDPQESLARIAARPGAHKLRCLFRITFVPISAAELAQRDLHALDYLYLQCCNDVNQERFAPELQPELALRLAALHMHQHALANNFAPAKLTVKLVEREFGLERFVPVSLFEGMKRKELRRLISHFLKLNAEMTGSSSKVLTQLQAKLHYLDIIASLPSYGAKCFSTNQREGMERVLLISPRFGLSQISSARNSVPQPISAIEDFTHVVVHREDDVTCSVSIYMLGDRAVKFIMEDRDACEFSLVLGGYYRLLTGNILNVLREREPHEDDNAPAFLSQHTVLPAGWSYLLPFHTRAHSVNFLITPPYHPMPHKAVLSQPQPAQPQSLPYATDLDLHSVMATELLEEAAKDSGLSDSSGSNYCSEGRSQLAVEAKNEQVLRRVQELQQLVQCSEQYLSEQEQELQQIQLHQQHQQQQLGQSVAMLEFDSDCDSLNSSKVSSTEEANISHLVSAGSHALKHSDSLQLLADTISHELTGITQGLNAIPEPVSASAPPTPATPKRKPSLCSTSSPRPQRKLNGFSQLLSDLQALGTDFSQSESDSESVASPAQSPTTRRPQQLMQSGAKQQLAQRSSFGLHSPDGTHFGAETKDYNLREYLQQLKEISNVPAADTDVAARQLSEIYGFEVREDTFIETDTDLIDLRAIPPPQTPDELDSLSLMNAAPPKGFEGKAEELDSFLQQMLVAPPTQKATPAKELTPEEIMSFIIPPPPNLEAVQPETECLYSNSVQAKREFFQTVANGNSNHTNNNNNNNISKDLSSHVIEYPTVERKSKFSCCPTSNKKEETLPIDEQAAMQLPMQPPPRTPTTEQMTPPPARPPKSAELLQRYSPKKQLRIVAPVSVPFRELCPPQLPPRSSPTASSEPCTPQPTVGIMGAGSVSAVSVPKKPPLPPIASRPRPVNGIPNASTPASTITTTIPPIPATARLPNAHSNGQPALPKKPQQLHGEKLFIKNGHLIDGEALLAKTDVAMAGLLIKLDQVAAQCSAAQSAGGGASIDEEKFQRARNELTEQTLALVTASKFLVASMSDMTLITLPDHLTSCLTAIRRITELAQDMTRHTSAPLQTRNIVLKVHDVASSFRELVGVQIGPIGAGQLALQAECLANVLATLLRSLRVFSP